taattttaatatattttataaaatatttagcattaaaaacaataaaatcaaaatatagatatagagaCTGACTTAATTATACTTCATTTTTAGTACTATGTAAGATCATATTATGATTTAATAAACAACTTTTAATTTCCAATACACTTGGAATTCTACTTTATTACATTAACTTGGGAGAAAATTGATAATAAACTAAAGTGAaataatattaattcattttatgaagATACTGTGTTAGTTGATTAAATACACTACtgaattaaaaaggtaaattttgCAGAGTGTCTGGGAGAGAATCAATGTTTACTGATCTATTACTGTGTATCTGAAATGGTGCCCAGTCCTTTGCATGGTGATCTTATAATTTAATCAGTAAGACAGCAAAGCTCCTTCATGGCTATGTATTAACTTTAGGACAAAGATATACCTTTAAAATGACCCTCAAGATACTACAAGACCTGGCTTCTTCATACTTTGCTCTCATTTTCTCCCCACCAAACTGCCCCTTGCCCTTCTGCTCCCATTCTCTTTCAGGTCCTTCAGACTGCCATGCACCCTTTAGTCAGAGGGCATCGGTACATATAATTCTTTCTACTTTGATTACTCTCTTTGCTCCCTCAGATCTTCCCTTTAGATGTCTTTTCCTCAGGGAAGTCTTATGACTCTCAGCACTCTGTGGCTTTCCATGTGGTGCGTATCACTATTGTAATTGGCCATTTACTTGTATGATTTTCTGCTTATTCTATTTCACAGTGTAAGATCACTATTGGGTTTTATTCACTGTTGTGTCCCCAGCATCTAGCATAATAATTAGCACCATAACAGGCACTCAGTACATTTTACTTAAGTACTTCCTTTTTCAAACTTGTTTCCCCCCCAAATCTTAAATTTAAttctcagaaataaaattaaaaagaaaattagaaatatgtttattattttccagttttgaatatttttaaatattcaggaaaacatattttattgttaacattattatagatgtcccccattcccccCCACTAAGCCCcagacccagcccctgccccaccccaggtcttcaccacattattgtctgtgtccgtgggttatgcatatatggtatatgttcttcggttaatctcttccagtccccctacccctctcccctctaagatctgtcagtctgttccatgtatccatgcctctggtcccattttgttcatcggtttattttgaTCATCATTAGATTTGCTGCTCTGATTGACTGACCTTTTTccaccttgtcttctaattcgctgatttAATCCTCTGCTTCCCAGAACCTattgtttattccttccagtgtattctttatttcagatacgttgtttttcatttctggttgggttttttcttttttcgtgATTTCTATGTCCTATTTCATGCTGTTGAGTATTCTTAAAACCATTACTTCGTATGTAGTCTGTATGTATGTAGACATTGTTttgccttcattttatttagCTCCTTTTCTGAAGAgtcctcctgttctttcatttggggcctgtttgtttccccatttttgctgtttctttgtgttcCTTCCTGTGTATTGGATAGAACTGCTACGACTCCCAGTCCTGATGGGGTGGCCTTCTGTAACGTCTTCTGAGACCTAGTGGTATAGTCTCCTTGATcttctgagctgggtgctctaggaatgccTCTTGTGTGGGCAAGGTGGGCCCTGCTGTTGTAATTAGGTCTTGATTGCTGTTTGTGGGTGGGCTCAGCCCTTGGGCTAGCTGACTGTGAGGCCCAACCCCGACCATGTTGCGCCAACTGTTACACAGATGTGGGTTCACCCTTTGTATCTGCTGATTGTGGACCTTGCTGGATTTTGCTCTGAcgttgtctgaagctggccacttgATGTGCTGGCCCCAGACCTCCTGGGAATTTCTCTGGTGCAAGCCAAGTCACTGTCCCTGCCTGGCTCTCAGCAATTTGTCTGAAGCTCTGCAGGGCAGAGCCCCAAGTAGTCCAGTGGGCGGGGCCTCCAGAGACTGGGTCTTCCTTGGGTCTTGCACCTTGAATGTCCCTGCCCTGagctgctctcccttcccccagtggaaCTGTACTCTGTGGGAATATTGAGGATTTGCACAGGGggctcctcctgtctttcctcTGTGTTCTCTGCTCTCAATATTTTAGATCAGCGACTCTTAAACTGATTTTTGAACTGATTTCTCTGCAGTTCAGCTGCAATCTGCTCTGGGGTTGGGAGCAAGTGGATGGAGCTTCCAGCTACTCTGCAACAATCTTTTGTTatcaggaaaacatttaaaaatgttctcacCTATTAGGAGATCAGAATACAATGTGATAAATAGCACATTTTATATTCCTTTATTTAGAGACTGCTTATGCATACATTCTAACCACTGTACCACATTCGTTGTCACTGAGTTCTGTAAGAACAGTCatctcatttcatttaattttgagTTCAAATTTCTCAAAACAGTGTATTGTATATTAGTGCACACTAAATAAATGCTATTAGAGCTGATATTACTGgttgaaaaataaaaccagtttcCTAAAGATAGTTATTATTATTGCAGAATTATATTAGCCATAGCTTAAGATTTCTGCACTCTCTTAGAGTGCAGAAGCAGCAAATAATAGGGAAATTTAAGTCTGATTAGAATAGCAGGACAAACAAACATAAAGGAAATGGCCTGAGAGGGAGGGGTCAAACTGGTTGGAGATCATTGTAATGGTGGACATACTGAAGACATAAATCTGGTATtaaaaaacagccgaaaccgaaggacttatatgcatgcatataagcataaccaatggacataagacactggagggtaggggcgaccaggggattgttaagggcggggggggggagaaaaaaaaaggacacatatgtaataccctttgtaatacttttagcaataataatagtaaaaaaaaaaaaacagccaaaaccggtttggctcggtggatagagcatcggcctgcggactgaggggtcccaggttcgattccagtcaagggcatgtacctgggttgcgggcacatccccagtgggagatgtgcaggaggcagctgatcgatgtttctagctctctatctctctcccttcctctctgtagaaaatcaataaaatatatttaaaacatatatatatatatccctggcctggctggtgtggctcagcagttgagtgtcgacccaggaatcaagagactgctgttttgattcctggtcagggcacaatctcaggttgtggactcgatctccagtagagggcatgcagaaattcagaaggcagccaattgatgatgttcctctcttctctctctctctctctctctccccctcccttcttctctctctggtaatcaataaaagaatatataaaatatatatatgcctgaATGATAAGGTAATAGAGTGCCAGTGGTGTTTGCACTAGAGAATAATGAAGCAAACAGAGAAGGACTAGAGGAAAAGGGAGGTCGAGGGAGAGTTTAGCTCACCCTGATGATAGTTCACCCCATAGTTCACCATCATAGAGAGATAATGAATACAAGTGCCCTCTTTTACACTGAGTGAAAAGTTGCTGCAGTAAATATGATCTTCAGTGGCCCAGTAGTTGAATCTAGAGAACTGAGTACTGTAATGACTCTTAGAGCAAAACTCAGAGTAAAACTCATCAGCTCAATTAAATGACCCTGGTTGGTCTTATTGGGTTGACAAATTGAAGAGCAAACATTTTTAGGGCAACCAAAAACAAGACAAGGAAATATGGAGTATTCTTGATGCTTCATTTAATGAAAATGTCTCCATTTACTGTGGAAGTCCATGAAAAGTACTGTTTGCCTAAGATTAGAGGATTCTAGATAAATGAAAGTTTGATATTAGATGGATTTTGGGCTTTAGGCTTTTAAAAGTATCTTAGTTGTGTAAGCAACTTTTTCATGTTAAACTGGTGTTTTTGAGTTTGCTAAAGGGTTCTAGAAAAGTTAGAATAATTTTGTAGGCGAAATGTAAATGCAGGTTGCActgaaaagacataaaaataagattctaaaatttttgtttttccttccttaaaAACCTTCATGGGCTCATTTGTATTATGCTAAATACTAGAAATTTGggcagattttaaaattatatgtattgcTCTTGATATGCTACTAAATGTGACAAGTGTCACAGGATATAAGAATTCTTCCCTCTGTAGGCCTTGCCCTTTAAATTGACCACTTATCTTATATTTCCATTAAATTACCTTTCTGCAAAAaacttaaatacattttcaaaataaaaattgattttgttcACATCATTTATAGTCAATGAACTTAATACCTGACACCACAATTTTTAAGTATTATCTCTTTCGCTAAGGAAAAATAAGTTACTCAGTACTCTTACTTCTCTGTCATTTGAACCTTTATAATACTTTACACTGAACATTTTGACACTCATACctgaaacagaaattaaaaaagaaaccaaaactcTGATATGATACACCAGAGGGCGCTGTATTCTAGTTCTTAGTCTAAAGTCTGCATTTCCGTTCACAGATGTGAGCGTGCTTGTGGAATGCTAGGCAGAAGGCACAGTTCTTGCTCTATCTTGCAGAAGCTCTCCATCCAGGTAACgagtctggtttttaaaaaaaccattttcAGAAGGTTAAGTATTTAGAAGgctatatatttcattatttaaacattttagagCTCTTTAAAAATTGCCTTTAAAGTCTGTGCTATGTTCTTGTTTTATGTTCTCAATGGAAACATAGCTTTTGtcctttgaaaataaatgtaatttttagagACAATCTAAAGTTATTTGGCACTATGGAGATAAATAAGGTAGGTTATCAAACCAAGCAGTGCTggttatagttttcattttttaaattaaatttttaatttgctaGCCTTGTATAACACAGTAGAGAATAGTATCTAATTGGGTATGCCTTGTGTAGACTCTAAACTATCTGAGAACCATCATTAACACTTTTTCCTGGCCACCCCTCTGCAAGTCCTAGTATATCTATAACAtataattcataataataaatacTCATGAAATCACCTCCCAGCATTGATAGTAACTTAAATTTGCCAGAGTTTTTCTGTCCTATCAAGTCCTTAGGTAACTAGTGTTCAttatttgtttgatttcttttttatatgtatttgtcACATAATTATGTGTTCCTAAAAATTACGTTGTAGCTTTAACTGTTGTGACTTTATAAAAAGAGTATTCATGCTATATTTGATcttttggactttttttttttttcttaccttggTATTACAGTAAACCCTCGATTTTGCGGACCTCAGTTTAACAAACTTcagatttaatgaacaaaattccTGGctcatatgtcatatgtgaaaattaacaccctgttaattttaaaatgcttttaaccaagatttgcttacaAGTAAATTAACAGGttggtttttgttattaattcactgttatctTTAACAAATTTTAACAAATAGGCCATATCTTGGAAAAAAACACTAGAAATTTTgccaatataaaaaatattacatatctacaacgatagtctatatatttaaatccaaCAGTCACTGCTCAAAAACAATGTTCAGTGAACGATTAGCACGTAGTCATCATGGGTGGTAATTAGTTCTGTTGTAGCATGGCGTAACTTTATGCAGCAGTTTTAACGTGTGCCAGCTGATGTTCCGACGTGCTAAGCCATGCCCAGctctgtgcatttgtttactaGTGCTGACTGctgaatgcatgcatttactagacctactcagcataaatttaaaattactatactacatacagaaaacttttctgtgaaattaaactttaaatgcatagttaattttaattacacaaatttGTCTACATAAGAAAGACaggtagccctgaccagtttggctcagtggatagagcgtcggcctgtggactcaagggtcccgggttcgattccagtcaagggcatgtaccttggttgcgggcacatacccagcagggagtgtgcaggaggcagctgattgatgtttctctctcatcgatgtttctgactatccttctcctttcctctctgtggaaaatcagtaaaatatatttttttaaaaaaagaagaaagacaagtAAACTAACTAATTTGTCAACTTTTTGACATATGCATTCAgcaaacctactttattatataacggACACCCCCTTGCCCGAAATGGCCCGTTATATCGAGATTTTACTGAATATTGCTATGATTCATCCATTTTGTCGTTAGCTGAGGATTATTTATTTTGAGTGCTATGTAATATTCCATTCTATAACCACAATTTATTTGTCCATCTCACTGTTGATGGGCAGTTGAGTTGTTCCAGGTTTTGCTCTGATAAATAGTGATATCATGAACATTCTTATACCTATATCCTAGTATACAACTGCAGCCACTTCTCACCAGTAGTAAAGTAAGTtcaattaatttcattttcctcTAACATATCTACACTAAGAATGGAGTCATTCTACTAGAGTTTTCTACACTCCAAAAGGATTTAAGCAAAAATTCATGAAGGATATTTTCAGAATGATGAattcaatttattcatttcttactGACAGACTAAACTCTAGGGAGCCATAATTATTTCTGGTCCTTTGAACATTTGCATGGTTATTTCACGTTGGCACCTGTTGCCAATATAACCAAGAAGTAATAATTTAGTGTACAATGATGTGTAGAAATAAGTAGCTATCAGACGCATATGGCTAGATGAGGCTGACTGTCTTGGTTCCCTGAGATACTTCAGGTTAGGATAGAACTCTTTCTCTTTCTAGTACGCCTTGTTATGCAATCATACTGAAATTTAgaatattacatattttcttaGGCTGCCATTATTCATTAACTTAGAAAATCTACCACTTATATAGAATGTGGGAATATAAAGACCAGTGAATTCTGTTCTATTCATGCAAGCAGCTCACGCTCCAACCAATTTGACAAACCTAAGGATATTGCTGAAATTCTCCTCAACCTTAACTCAAAAGAAGCCTCCAATTTATTCAGTTAATACCTATTCAGTATGTATGAGTGTCCAGCATTGTACAAACCTCTATTCTTTTACCATAAATACAgattagggcttttttttttccccctaagcaAAAGTCTAGTTTTAGAATCATTAAAAATGCAGTCTGGACTAACTTgaatttacatgtttatttacTCTACGTATTTAGGACTAAGAAATATTAAGGAAAAGCCACCACCCCAGATACAGGTTACCAAAAGTTCAGAGAGCCATGAGAAATTAGTGGACATAAAAAAACATGAAAGTGGCAGTGAGTTGAAATCAAAATACTGTGTTCTTCCTTGCACTTATCATGTTTCTATTTGAACATGAATTTTCTTGGAAAGCAGGATATGCGTTCAGGTTCTAGGAAGGTGGCTCTCTATCTTGATGATCTGGTCATCTGTCTTCCGTTTATAGGTACACGGTGGGATCACTCAGGTCACAGTTTTCAATGTGTATGTGGGATTGTATGCCAGGATAAACTTTCTGCAAGGGCAACAGAATTCccagtttttctcctttcttgaTAGAACCTTTATATTTAATTGGCTTGATGTAGAACATTTTAATACAGAAacctaaaagaaaagaagaagtaaaagtatTCATTATCTGGGTTTTAATAGCCTAgaatcagaaattttaaaaaataacagaaataacacacacaaaaaacataaaaagaaaagagagttgATTGAACTCAATGGGGGAGTAGAAGGAAATGACAAATCATatcagaaataaagataaaaattgcaAGATGTCCAAGGAAGAATAAATTGAAATGACAATGTAATAAAAGCATTAAACAGTAGCAGAAAAACACTAGATAACTGAGAATATTGACCTGGAATAATGTTAACTCTAAGGCATATTCTAGTTAAACTGTTAGACTTTAAAGAcaaggaaaaatggaaagaactGGCACAAGAATACAAATCTTTCTaaataccaaaagaaaaatattttaaatactcacCATATAGAGAAACTGAGTTAATATAATACCATAATTATAATGTAGTATGACAATGTTTTATCTATAAATGTTAACTCATCTATTAAACAGAATTTTCTATTGACTTGGAAAGGAAAACCCTACTCTATGCTGTATAGAAAAACAATAATTGTAAAAGGCTAAAAGTTAAGAAATGGACAGATTTTTGCCAAGAAAatggaagcaaaaagaaaagcaagggtTATGATCATGTTATGAGAATGGAATTCAGGCCAAAAGCATTGAAACAAGACAAAGGAGGACAATTTATAATGCTAAATCCAATGATGACGCAATAGTGACAACTGTCTGTGTGCTAAATAACACAGAAACCATCTGTATAAAACAGACTTCAGGAGATGCAAGGAGAAATCAATGGAAACCCACTAGTAATAGGAGACTTCAACACATTTATATCATTAAAAACAAGTCAAGTGGACAGAAAACATCAGTAAGGCTATAGAATTATGCCATACAACAtgatagccactagccacatgtgggtaGTTAGCATTTGAAATGCAGCTAATCTGAATTAGATGTGCTCTAAGTACAAGGTACATACTGGATTTTGAAGATAGTACCCcccaaaaggtaaaatattaatagtatttatattcattgcattttgaaataaaaatattctggagatactgggttaaataaagtatattattaaattaatttcacctcttaatttttactttatgtgactcctagaaaatttaaatttaaattttacttaggtggtttttattatattcctTTTGGATGGTACTGCCATAGAAGATCTAGACAAAATCAATAAGGTGTGTCTTATGTATATATggatactggaggcctggtgcacaaaattcgtgcacgggcagggggaggtccctcagcctggcctgtgccctctcgcagtccaggacccctcgctccttaccacctgcctgctagCTGCTCCTTACtactcagctcgctgctccttagcactgctgcggaggtgggagaggctcccgccaccaccgctgcactcgccagccatgagcccggcttctggctgaatggcactccccctgtggtagtgcactgaccaccaggggcagctcctgtgttgagcatctgccccctggtggtcagtgcacatcatagcgactggtcgttctggttgttccactgtaatcgtcgcttaggcttttattatatagatgtgtAAGACCTCCACACTGAGAACCAATGCAACAACTGCTAATACCACAGTGCAAGAAGACCTAAATACATGGAGGATATAACATGTTCCTTGATTGGAGGATTAATCACTTTCAAGATAGAAGTTCTTCTCAATATAACCTATATAATCAGTGAAAATCCAATCAAAGTCCCAACAGGCTTTTAGTGGAAATTGACAAACTGATTTTACAATTTGGAAATGCAAATAACCAAGAATTGCCAAGACAGCCTgaaagaagaacagagttggaAGATTTATACTATGAgatatcattatgtattttaaagctATAGCAGTTAATTCAGTGTATTATTTGTGGAAGATTGACAAATGACTGATGAAACACAATAGAAAGACCCACAGAAACTGACCCTGATTTATGACAAAAGATCTTGAAGTGTAGTAGGGGGGAAAAATGATCATATCAAACTAATGGTACTGAGTTAATTAGATATCAATATGGAGAAAAATCTTGATCCCTAACTCATTCCTTACACAGTCCCAGATGGATTATAAACCTAAATATGAAATATGAAGCTTATAGATGAAAACATAGGGAGACTATTTTAATGACTTCAGGGTAGGAAAATGTATCTTAAATAGgtaaaaaatgttaacaataaaggaaaataatactAAATTGGGCTGCattaaaaacatgaatttttatttattgaaagaagCAATAAGAAAGCGAAAAACAACCCATAAAGTGGGAGAGGATATTTGCAATACATATATCtggcaaaggacttgtatccagaatatacaaaaaACTCCTACAGACCAATAAGGAAAAGACAATTAAGAAAGACAGGGGAAAATACTTGAATAGGCACTTCACAAAAGGCAATATTGATGTtatcaataaatatgaaaaatgctcaattttattagccattaggaaaatgcaaattaaagctaaATAAGATATCACTACATACTCGGCGGAATGGCTGAAATGAGAAAGGTAGATAAACAACACCAAGTATTGTGTGTGAAGCCACTGGAACTTTCATATACCCTTGTTTGGAGTGTAAGTTGGTACTACTTTGGGAAACTGTGCCAGTATCTACGAAAGCTGAAGATACACATATACCAAGTGACCCAGCACTTCCTCTAGCACAGCATCCTGCCAGTTGCTGAGTATATTAATTCTAATTATGTAACTGGGGAAATTACCCCAGGGTGGATTTGTGGATGCACTGGGCCCATTATAAAATGGACCCTAGTGAAAAGTACATTGATTATCTGACCTTACAAGCCCTTAGTCTGACTGATGGACCACAGTGGCCTTTTGAGTCTCTAAAGAATTAGTATCAGTTTTAAGTAGGAGTCCAATAATCTCTGAAAAGCCTAATTATTTCTTCTTCCCCAATGTACATTCTGCTAAATAGCCACAGGTCCCTTTGGGAATGGTTAGAAGTAAGGTTTACAGTACAAATTTTTGGCTGTGTGACAGAGCCCTTCCTCAAAGAGACTCAGCCTCCCTTTTACTCAAGGGGCTCTGGAGCTGTGAGCTCAAGTGTCCAGAGAATTGGGGTGGGGTGGATTTTGACCCATTGTTGTGATGATTGAAGTCAGAATTCTGTTCACCAGACCTGGAGTGTTTCCATTTATCCAAATCAAGTAAGGCTTTAGTAGGCTGCCCACCTAATTCATTCTGGGGTCTCCACGATGAACTAGACAAGGCCTCAGATTTCCGGGCTTCAGACGAATAGGATTACTGCTTCAGCTCTGCTGCCTGTTAGGTAACCATGCCAGCCTTGGCCTTGACTACTAAGTGGACTTCACTCAATGGCAGCAGTTTCTCTTGTCATTCAAGCCTAAGCCTCTGTATAGTTCCTCAAGGACATGGGCTCCCTCACAAAATGCTTCTTACTTGGTGAAGGGATTGTCCTCTGGACTCACTGCCAACAGAAAAGCATGTTCATGTCTCTTAAAAGACATGTGCAAGAAAGTTCATCGCAGCATTTTCATAATCCCTAACACTGGATACTGCCCAAATGTCCATGTGGAGAAGAATGACTAAATAGATTAAGATATATGCCTGTAATGGGATACTACATAGAGCCATAAGAATGAACTTAAACGATGTGCAAAATATGGATAAATCTCACAAACATGATGTGGACGGAAAGGAGCCCCGTGAAAGAGACTGCATGCTGTTTAATTCTATTTATATCATcttcaaaaacaggcaaaactaacaTATGGTGGGAAAGCGATTGCCCTTGCTGGGAATAATGAAAAAAGTAGCACAAATGGTCTCTGGGGTGCTGCTGCTGTTCGTTGTCTTGACCTGGGTGCTGGTTACATCGGTGCATTCACTTTCTGAAAATTCATGGAGCTGCACACTTAGGCTCTGTgcacttttctgtgtgtgtgttatcaTCCCAATCCCTGGAATACCAGGAGACACAGCTTTACCCAGAATATAGAGGGCTTTGTAAATATTTCCCAGTCAACTCTTGGAGAAAGGCCAACATTTTCCAATTGTGGAATTTGGGTAAATGAAAGTATGTATTCATGATAGTTAGTATTGCTGAAAGTGGTTTTGTTTATAGATTGTTAAGCAAAACCACATGGGCCACAGGAAGAAAGCCCTCAGTCAGCTAGAGAAGTAGATGGAGTGTGTGCATAAAAGCAGATGACTCCAGGAAACCAGTGTAACATCTTTGGAAATGCATTAAGCTGTTTTAGTTTGCTACACCAAGTCCTTTATGTTGTAGGTTTTATCATCTTGAAGGAAGTATGAAATTTCAATTATGGGATatgcattcaataaataaatatccaacATCTCCATATGTGTCCCAGACATATACACCACCTCTTACCTCTTCCAGATATCCGGACACCATTATTGatggcatttttgtttttataaggtTTCTCCTGGCCCACAATCATTCCACTGAAAGGTGCATACACAGTAGATCCATCAGAGCACAAGACGTCCACACCCTGGTGAGGCCTATGGTTTCTAGGATGCAGATACGAATGAAGAGACTTAGGAACTGCCCTGGGAGCTTTATCGCCCAGGAGTGTGGTGTTAGCCTTCTGTCCCCAGGCCAGGGGATCAGCCATTGAAGCTGCTAGAGCATGTTAGCATGTCCCAGGTTTCCTCACTCTGTTTTGCCCAATTTTAACCTCCTTCCCTGAAGGTAGTAATAACCACGTTGTGAAGATTAAAGCACTTAAGCTAGTATTTGGCACTTGGgaagcctttaaaaatattagctattCTTATTATATGGCATTTTGGGGAAATGAAGCAACCTATATGAGTACATTTTAATATAGACCACTTAGGAAAGAGCTGTCTTTTTATGGGAACCGATCATAAAAGAATCTTATGTTACCCAGTCGTGCTTTTCCCTCAGCGACCCAG
The sequence above is a segment of the Myotis daubentonii chromosome 5, mMyoDau2.1, whole genome shotgun sequence genome. Coding sequences within it:
- the LECT2 gene encoding leukocyte cell-derived chemotaxin-2, which produces MFSSGVLLLAALISTVLAGPWANLCAGKSSNEIRTCDSHGCGQYTAQRNHRPHQGVDVLCSDGSTVYAPFSGMIVGQEKPYKNKNAINNGVRISGRGFCIKMFYIKPIKYKGSIKKGEKLGILLPLQKVYPGIQSHIHIENCDLSDPTVYL